GGTCAGCATGCCGAGCGTGAGGTGGTTGCGGCTGTTCACGACGCGGTCGTAGACCTCGAACATGTACCAGGTGGGCATCAGCACCAGCAGGCTCGCGATGATGGAGAACCACGCGGTGCGCACGAAGTAGGGCCGCAGCTCGCGCACGGCCTCCTGCAGCTCGGTGGTGGGGGCACGCAGGGCGCGCGGGTCAACGGGGTTGCTCATTCATCTCCTCCACCATCACGTACTCGGGCATCTCGGCCGTGGGCAGGTCAGGGGTGTCGTCGGTTTCCGAAAAGGCGAACTGCAGCTCAAAGCTGCCGGCGCGACTGCGGGACAGCACGATCTCGCGCAGCTTCTGCTGGTGGAACCTCGCTTCGTCCTTCACGTTGAGGTCCAGTTTGAAGCGCATGCGGCCGTCCAGCGTGTACATCGACAACTGGCCTTCCTTCAGGCTCAACGTGTGGCGGTCGAAGTACACGGGGCAGGTGCTGGCAAAGCGGAGCAGGGGCAGCGGCTTGTCGCCGAGCTTGGTCAGGTTGAAAGGGCTGCCCGGGCTCTGGAACACCATGCGGCAGTGGCGCGACACTGAATAGATCGCGTTGCACACCATCTGCGAGCCCATCTGCGGAAACTGCTCGCGCAGCGGCTTGTAGGCCATGTGGTGCAGCGCAACGCGGTTCCACACCCGTGTCTTTTGCACTAAGGGCGCCAGCGCGTTGCAGGCCTGAGAAAAAGCGGCCTGCAAGGCGACGAGCCTCGCAGCCTGTTCAGGCTGGGCGTTCAGCGGGACGCGGAGCGAGGAATTCATATAGGAAGCGAATTGTTCAGCTTCCTATATGAAGAGTCAACCGGTTATTGACGGAACCCCAGGTGCTATCACTTTTATAGCGTCTGTCTCAACTATATGGAGCCTGGGGACACACTCTGTTGCCCGGCCTCTGGGGACGCGGTTACAGGTGGCCGGGAATATTTAGCGAAAACCCAATGAAAACAAGGACTTGGGTTACAAGATTCATGTGGCCGACCTGCAACAAAATCTTCCAAAAAGTGATTCAGATCACAAGATACGGCTGAGGACCCTCTATAGTCGCGCCTAGCCCTAGCGGGAGTATTGGCTCGTATTGGGTCAGGGCTCGCAAAGGCGAGGGAGTCTCGACTCCCGAGCTTTCAACGGATTGACGGCACACATTCTCATCAGGAGCTGCAAATGGCGGTTACGCAAACACAGTTGACCCAACTGTATCTGGCCTACTTCGGTCGTCCCCCGGACTTCGATGGCCTGAACTTCTATCTGAACCAACCGAACGCCACCGTGCAGTCGGTTGCTGCGGCGTTCAGCGCATCGCCTGAATCGCAGGCCCTGTACGGCACCACCTTCGGTGCCGCGCAGATCGACGCGATCTACATGAACCTGTTCAACCGGCATGCCGAAGCGGATGGCATCGCATTCTGGTCGAACGCCGTGAACAGCGGCGCGATTTCGCCTGCCTATGCGGCCTACAACATCCTGATCGGCGCGCAAAACGCCGACGCGGTGTCGGTCGCCAACAAGATGGGGATCTCCACGCTGTGGATGCAACACCTCAATACCGCTGAAGAGATCGTCGGCTACAGCGGCATCGCGGCCGTCGAGGTGGCTCGCCAGTTCCTGGCCACCGTCGATTCGACCGCAGCCAGCGTGACCGCCGCCACCGCCAACGTCGACGCAGCGATCGCCGCCTCCGTCAACGCCCACTCGACCGGTGGCGTCGCCCTGACCTCCAGCGTCACCACGGCCAACGAAGGCACCACCGTCTTCTTCACCCTGGATACGGCTGGCAAGGCCGCCGGCACCCAGTACACCTACACCATCACCGGCGTGAACGCGGCTGATGTGGCTGGCGGCCAGCTGACCGGCACTGCTACGGTCGACGCCAACGGCAACGCCGTCGTCCAGGTTACGCTGACCAACGACGCCGCCACGGAAGGCGTCGAGACGCTGACGCTCTCGATGGCCAACCTGAGCAAGTCGGTCACTGTCAGCGACACGTCCACGACCCCGGTGCAAACGTTCGCGCTCGGCGTCGCCGGTGGCGCCACGTCCGTCGACGAAGGCCAGAGCGTGGTGTTCACGCTCACGACCACCAACGTGCCCGCTGGCACGGCCTACAGCTACGTCATCACCGGCGTGTCGGCTTCCGACGTCGCTGGCGGTCAACTGACCGGCACCGCCATCATCGGCGCCGACGGCAAGGCCAACATCCAGATCGCGCTCGCCGCCGATGGCTCGACCGAAGGCGCTGAGACGCTGACCCTGACCGTCGCCGGCCAAGCCGCGAACGTCACCGTCAACGACGTCTCCACGGCGCCCGTCCCGACCTTCGCGCTCGCCGGCAATGTCGCCGCCGTGGACGAAGGCGGCACCGTCTTCTTCACGCTGACGACGACCAATGTCCCCGCAGGCACCTCGTTCAGCTACACGCTGACCGGCGTGTCCTCCGCCGACGTCGTCGGCGGCTCGCTGACCGGCACCGCCGTGGTCGGCGCCGACGGCAAGGCCGTCGTCCAGGTCACGCTCGTGAACGATCTGACGACCGAAGGCGCCGAGACGCTGAACATTGCCATCGCCGGCCAGTCTGCGTCCGCCACCGTCAACGACACCTCGCTCACGCCCCCCGCGCTGCTGACCATCAGCGCCACGGACGTGATTCCCGCGCGCGACACCAATGACGTCATCATCGGCCAGCTGGGCACCATCACCACGCTGCACGCGTCGGACGCCGTCCATGGCGGCAACGGCGACGACATCCTGCGCGTGATCGCCGACAACGGCGCCACCAGCGTGAATGGCTTCGTCATGGACGGCGTGGAAACGCTCGAAGTTGACTCGTTTGGCACCGGCGTCAATCTCGGCCTGGTGAACGTCACCGGCCTGCAGAACGTCCGCTCCGTCAACAGCACCGGCGACATCACGCTGGGCAACGTCGGCAACGTGGTCAATCTGGATCTCCAGGGCAACGGCAACGACAGCATCGATGTTCGCGTGGGCTACACGCCTGCGGCGCGTGCCCTCTTCACTGACCAGGTCGTTTCCGTCTCCGATTTCAACGGCGACGTTTGGGCGGGCGATGTGGACGGTAACGGCACCGAAGCGGCCGAGATCGCCTCGCACGGTTCTGTCGGTTCGGACCTCACGCTGCACGGCGTGGACTACTCGACCGTGACCGTCACTGGCGAGGCTGAGCTCACGCTGGGCATGGCGGACGCCACCCTCACCACGGTGGCGGCCGGCGCATTCGACGGCGGCCTGAACTTCTCGGGCGAGATGACGGACGACGCCACGATCACCGTTGGCAACGGCGACAACTCCTTGCAAGTCGGGTTCGGCGACAACGGCACCATCGTGACGGGCTCCGGCGACGACAACATCGACGCGAGCGGCGGCTCCGACGCCTCCATCTCGGCTGGCGACGGCGACAACTACGTCACGTTCGACCTGGACATCGACGCCAACGTGACCGCGGGCTCGGGTGACGACGACATCGAGGGTTCGGTGCACGGCGCCAGCGGCAGCTTCGATGCCGACCTGCAGCGCTTGGTGGGCACGGGCGAAATGAACGTGGCTGCCGGCGACGGCGACAACTACGTCGCGATCGATGCCGACAACTATGTTGGCCAGATCAACGTGATCACTGGCAGCGGCGACGACACTGTCTACACGACGACGGCAGAAGACAACGCCACCGATCTGACCGTGAACGTCGGCGACGGCGACAACTACGTCAGTACCAACCCCGGTACCGGCGGCGAGGACTTCCACAACATCAGCATTACCGCCGGTTCGGGCGACGACGGCGTCCAGGTGGGCAACGCCAACTCGATCATCATCGACGTGGGTGCAGGCTCAAACGAGGTCATGACGGGTTATGCCTATCAGGAGTTCCATCACGACCCCGTCACGCATGTTCCGACTGACGCTGTGTCCGGTTCCGGCGACATCACGATCAATGCCAGCGCCGGCAACAACTTCGTGGTTGTGGGCGGTGCCGAGGACGTGCTGACGATCAACCTCGGCGGCGAGGCGGGCGACACGAACACCGTTGACGTCTACGCTGTCGGCAACCAGGGCAACATCACGACCGGTGCGGCCGACGACTACGTCCAGGTGTTCAGCGTCTCCGGTTCGCTCGACGCCAACCTCGGCGATGGCGACAACGTGTTCAACCTGGGCGGCTATGGCGGCTCCACCGAGAATGCCGATGTGACCATCACGACCGGCGCGGGCGATGACCAGATCAACCTGTTCGGCGGCGGATCGGGCAGCGGTGACATCGCTGCCACGCTGGACGTCCAGACGGGTGCCGGCGATGACATCGTCTCTCTGGGCTACCAGGGTCTGGAGCACTTCGATTCGGACACCAGCACGTACTCTGCGGCTGGCTACACGATCGACGGCGGTACGGGCGCCAACACGCTGGCCGTGGACACCCTCGATCACGTGAGCGGCGAAGACGACTTCGCGAACGTCACCAACTTCCAGACGCTGCAAGTGAACGGTGATGCGTCGGGCAGCTTCGATGGCATCCTCACCGGCGCGAACAACACCGGTATCAACCACTATGTCTTCACGGGCCCGGTGGCTGATGACCTGGAACTGACCAACATGGTCAACGGCGTGACGGTCGACTTCACGAACGGCAACTCCGACAACTATGACTTCGCGCTGGATGTGATCGATCCGGAGGGCTCGAGCGCGACCATCAACGTGGCGCAGCAGGCTGGCGACGAGTTCGAGTTCGACACGACCGAAACCAACGTCGAGAACCTGACGCTGAACGCCAACGTGACCCTGAGCGACTCGGGCCAATCCGATTTCGCGTACGTCCAGTTCAACAACTTCGTTGCCGACAACCTGACGACGCTGACGATCACTGGCAACACCGAAGTCGACATCTACGGCAACGAATTCAGCCTGACGCAGCTGACGACCGTCAACGCGGGCGCCATGACCGGTGACCTCACGCTCGACCTGGGTGGCGTGATCGAAGCCGCTGGCCTCACGGTCCTGACGGGCTCGGGCAACGACAGCGTCACCATGGGCATCGGCGACGCGACGGTGAACGTCGGCAACGGCGACAACGACGTGTACGCCACGGAAGGCGGCGACGTTACCGTGACGGCCGGCTCCGGCGACGACTTCGTCCAGATCGGCACCTCTGGCTCGACCGACACGGTCTTCGCCGGCGAAGGCGACAACGTCGTGTACTCGTACGGCGACGTCGCGAACGTCGTCGCAGGTTCGGGCGACGACTACGTCCTGGCCGTTGGCAACGCCACGATCAATGTCGGCGACGGCGACAACGAGGTGTGGTCGTTCGGCGATACGGCGACGATCCGCACGGGTTCGGGCAGCGATTTCGTCTACGTGGCGAGCGGCGCGGTGTCCGACATCGACACCGGTGCCGGCGACGACACGATCGAATTCGCTGCAGGTGGCCTGACTGCCTCCGACAAGATCGAAGGTGGTGCTGGCGACAAAGACACGCTGATCGCCAACGGCTCGCTCGGCACGCAGAACGACGCCTTCTTCTTCCAGATCGACGGCATCGAAACCCTGCAACTGAGCAGCGGCGGCAACGACCTGACCCTGGGCCTGATCGCCAGCGTCGGCGGCCTGGCGCACAACGGCGGCCTGAAGAACGTGGTTCTGAGCGAGAACGGTGACGACATCCTGCGTGTGACGGCCGACTTCGGTCGTAACCTCAATGTCACGCTGGGCAACGGCAACGATTCGGTGATCAGCCAGCTCGCCTCCGCCAGCGTGAACGTGATCGCCGACGACGTCCAGCTGACCAATGCCGACCACCTGGTGGGCGGTGCGGGCACCGCAGATACGGTGACGCTGCACACGACTGGTGCCGGCACGGCCGACCTCGACGCCCTGGACATGGGCTTCGACAAGGTGGTGGTGTCGCAGACCGAGGTGGGCGACGACATCACGCTGACCGGCACGGTTGACATGAACGCAGGTGGCGCTCTCACCATCGACGCCGCGTCGATGGTGGATGACCTGAGCGACCCGGACAACCTGCTGTACGCCGGCGACTTCACGTTCGACGGTACCGGCACCACGAACGCGGTGACGATCACGGGCGGCAGCGGCGCGCAAAGCGTGTACGACATCACGACGGGCACCGGCCTGGCAGTGATCAACCTCGGCAACACCCACGGCGACGACGTGATCAACGCCGGCGGCGCCGCCACCGTGACGCTGGGCAACGGCAACGAGACCGTGGTCATCGCCGGTAACAGCAACGTGACGGCCGGCAATGGCAACAACAGCTTCGACCTGAGTGGCACCACGGCTACCCTGAACTCCGGCAACGGCGCCAACACGGTGGTCGCCGATGCCACGACGTCCAACACGGTCTTCCTGGGCACCGTTGGTTCCATCTCCACCGCGGCCAATTCGGTGACGGTCGGTGCCGGCAGTTCGCACGACTCGGTGACGATCCGCGGCAATGGCAATGAGACGGTGATCGCCAAGGGCGCCAGCGTCGATGTGTCGGCCATGGGTTCGGGCAACCAGAACGTGGACGCCAGCCTGACGACCGCTACCGACCACATCACGACCGGTGCCGGCAACGACACCATCAAGGGTGGCGCGGGCGCCGACGTGATCATCGCCGGCAATGGCACCAACACCATCACCGGTGGTGCGGGTGGCGACACGATGACGGGTGGCTTGGGTGTGGATACTTACATCTACAACCTGGCTTCGGAATCGTCGGGCGTGAACGTCGACACGATCACGAACTTCACGGCTGGCACGCTGTCGGGTCACGATGTGATCAATCTGTCCGCTGTCGCGACTCTTGCGGGCCTGGCCGGCGGTGTTAGCTTCATCGGCAACGTGAGCAACGGGACCATCGCCAACACGGCGCTGCCTGACGCCCCCACCACGACGCTGAACGTGGTTTTCGTGACCAGCGAGCACACGCTGTACGCCGACGTGAACGCCAACGGCGTGATCGACACCGGCGACATGGCGATCGAACTGACCGGCGTGAACAGCATGAACGCTGCCAACATCGCCTGATCGGCGTGATCCGCTGAACCTGCGCTCCGGCGCAGCATGAAGGCCAGCCCGCAAGGGCTGGCCTTTTTTCATGGTTCCGGCGCTTTCACCAATCCGGCCTGCTGCCGAAGCGCAAGCTCTGCCTATACTTCAGGGCGCCCGTATCGGCCTGTACGACCTACACCAAAATTCGCCATGTCCGCTCCTTTCAGGTCTACGTTCTACTCGTCCATCCTGTTTCACTCGCGCTTCAACCCGTATTCCATCGCCTGCGTGTTTGGCGAGGAACATGTCACGTACCAGCGCTTCGCAAAGGACATCGAGCGCACCACGCGCCGCCTGGCCGCCCTCGAAGTCGGCGCCGCGCGGCGCGTACTGGTCAACGTGGCGCACCCCTATGTCCACTGGCTGCTCACCATCGCCCTGGGCCGCATGGGCGTTGTGTCGGTGACGGCCTTCGGCTCGGACAGCGAGCTGTTCCGCTTCACCGGTGCTGAGGTCGTTCTTACCGACCAGGATCTGCTGGGTGGCGAGCGGCGGATCATCCGGGTCACCAAGGATTGGCTCGCCGGCCCCACCAATGAGTTTCCAGCGTTCGTGGATCGTGAGCACGGCTATGACGACCCGCTGCGGCTCGTGCTGTCCTCCGGCACGACTGGCAAACCGAAAAAAATCGTCATCACCTATGGCCAGTTCCAGCACCGGGTGTTCTCCGGCTCGCTCGGCGCGGCGGCCGCGCCGACTGCCCGTGTCATGGCCATGGTCGGGGCCGACACCGTAGGCGGCTACCAGCTGCCGATGGCGACTTGGGCGCATGGCGGCCGGGTGGTCATGCTCCTGCCGAAAGACAATGCCTACATCACCCTGCGCCGAAACGGCGTGAGCGTCGCCTTCATGTCGCCCGTGCAGCTTGCGGGCATGTTGAAGTCCATGCCGCGCGACGCGTGGCCTGTCGAAGGGCTGACCGTGTCCGTCGGCGGCAGCGCCCTGCCGCACGATCTCGCGCAGCAGGCGCGACTGCGTCTGACTTCGCAGCTGATGGTGGTGTACGGGTCCACCGAGGTCGGCACCGTCTACCGCATGAATGCCAGCATGGAAAACGGCGTGACGGGCGGCTATGTCGTGCCCAGCGTGGAAGTGCAGGTCGTGGACTCCGACGGCCAACCTGTTTCGCACGGTCAGGTCGGTGAAGTGCGTGTGCGCGGCGCCACGGCCGTCAGCGGCTATGCAGACGAACCGCGGGAAGAGATCTCAGCGCAAACCGCCTTTCGCGATGGCTGGTTCTACCCCGGCGATGCGGGCGTGCTCACTGCCGGCGGCCTGCTAGCGATCGTCGGTCGCACTCAGGAGCTCATGAACCTTGGCGGCATTAAGGTAGCCCCAACGCTCATCGAAGACGCTATCCGCGCCTGCGAAGGCATCGCCGACATGGCCGCGTTTGCGGTGGACCAGGCGGGCGCCACCGAGCAGCCCTGGGTCGCCGTCGTGCGCGGCATGGGCTTTGACGCTGCCGCGGTGATCAGCCGTTTCAAGCAGCGCTTTCCGCAGCTGCCCAGCCTGCGCGTCGCCTATATCGACGCCATTCCGAGAAACGGCATGGGGAAAGTGCTGCGCGGCGAGTTGCGCCGAATGGTGAAGGCACAGCAATTAGCCCTCGCGCCGATCGAGACGGCCGTACTACATTGACCGGGTTAAACGAACCACCGGCTGCCGAGATGGAGAACCGGCGACCGCGCATCGCCTATCTCGCTCCCAATGCACTGCAGGACCGCACCAGTGGCGCGGCGATTTCACTGCTGACCATGCTTCGGGCGCTGTCTGGTGTCGACTGGCAGACCCATTCGTTAAGCGCCGCGGTGTTCGACCGCCCGCCACCCGCGAGATCGCTGGCGGAAGTGGTCGCGGGCTGGGGCCTGCCCCTGCGCGGCAACTTGAAAGGCACCCGCGCGCCCGTGTGGCGCGGCACGGTGGAGGGTGTGGACCACATGGTGGTTCACCTGGGCAAGACGCAGCGCATGCAGATGAGTCCCCTCGAGGAAGCCCTGTTCCTTCAGCTTGCGCGCCGCTGGCTCGCCCAGGTGAAGCCGGACGTGGTACTCACGATGGGCGGACTGGTCCTCGACGCTGCGTTGCAAAGAGAGGCGCGCCGACAGGGCGCCGCTGTGGTCTTTTATCTTGCCAACGGCAGCTACAACAATCGGGAAACGTTCGCTGAGATCGACCAGGTGATCACCAACTCGGGCGTGACGGCGCAGATGTACGCGCAGCGCCTGGGCATCGAAGCGCGCAACGTCGGCGTCTACGTGGACACCAGCCGCTTCATCGCAGTACGAAGCGAGCCGCGGTACATCACCTTTATCAATCCCGTGGCCGAGAAGGGGGTGACCCTGTTCCTGCGGCTGGTGGCCATGGCGCGGACGCGGGCGCCCGACCTGCGGTTCCTGGTCGTTGAGAGTCGCGGCACGCTGGCTGCCGCCATCGAACGGCTCAAGCTCGACCCGGCACTCACCGAACATGTGACGGTGGTGCCCCGTAGCGACGACATGCGCGAGGTGTACGCACAAACTCGCGCACTACTGTGTCCCTCATTCTGGTTCGAAGCTGCGGGCCGGGTGCTCGTTGAAGCGATCGCCAACGGTATTCCGGTCGTCGCGACCAATCGCGGCGGCATTCCAGAAACCCTCGCCGGAGGTGGCACGTTACTCCCCGTGCCGACAGCCTGCATGCGTGATCACTGGCATATGCCAACGGAAGAGGAAGCCCAGCATTGGTGGGATGCGCTGAATGCCCTGCACTGCGATTCGCAACACTACGAGGCGATGAGTGCGCAAGCGCGGGAGGCGGCACGCCATCACGACCTGTCAGTGAAGGCACGAGCCTTGGATCGGCTGCTAAGGCAGACAATCGAACGCCGTCGCGCGATCAGGCAAGCCGCCTGATTGGCGTTCTCCGATAACTTGTTCACGGCCCGGAAGCAGGCACAAATGTGCTGCACAACAGCTGGGCCATAATGACGACACTCGGCTTTCCCATGGCCCGAGCCGTTGCTATCTGATCTTTTATCCCATGAATGTCGTCCAAGCCATTGCCCGGCAGGCACTTTCCCGTCCCAAAGCACCGGCGCTGATCACCCCGAATGGGGTTGTCAGCTATGAACAGTTGATGGGTGACGTGCTCCGGCTCGCCTCGAGGATGGCGCAGCTCGGCGTGCGCCGCGGCGACGTGGTCGGAATCCTGGCCCGCAACAGCCTGCCGCATGTTTGGCTGACCCTCGCCACCGCTTGGCTGGGCGGCATCTCCGTTTCGCTGGGTACCGAAGGCTCGGACGAGGACAAGGCGCGCAACGCCGAGCTCTGCGGAGTGAAATTCTTCTTCCATGGCGACGTCGATGTTCCCAAGTTCGCGACACCCGGCGCAGTGGTCCGGATGAGTGTAAGGGAGCTCTTTGCACAGGCGCCCAGCCCGGAACCCGTTCGCATGGTTCAGGCCGAGCCCCAGGACATCTGGCGAATCGCATTCACATCGGGCACTACGGGTCGGCCGAAGGCGATGAAGATTGCCCATGAGGCAATGATTCTGAAGAACCACGCGCTGGGCTCGATCGTGCCCGTTCTCCCTCAGGATCGCGTGCTTGTTCAAATGGGCACTGGCCTGGTGTTCGCGGTCACGTACTGGATGCGCACGCTCGCCGCCGGCGCGGCCGTGGTGGCCCGGCAGGAGAGTGCGGACAAGGCGTGGGAGGCGCTGCAGCTCTATCAGGTGACGTTCCTCGTCACCAGTCCGGGAAATGCGTTGGGGATGCTGGCCGTTGCGCGTGGCCAGGGCGAGGCAGTGCGCCCCGCCAGTCTGCGCAGGACCATGTTGGGTGGTGCCGCTGTATCGCCCGCCCAGCGCGCGCAGGTGCGCAGGGAGCTCTGCGAGAACCTGCTGATCAACTACGGCGCCAGCGAGGTGGGCATGGTGGCCCTGCTCAACCCTGCGTTGATGGACTCGGATCCTGCGTGTGCGGGGCGTCTGGTCGACTACCTGGAGGTGCAGGCAGTGGATCCGAAGGGCCAGCCTATCCCACCCGGGCAGGGCGAAGGCCTGCTGCGCATGCGATCGGCGACCATGGCCTCAGGCTACATTCTTTCGCCCGATGCGAGCGTAGACGATGCGCAGGCGTTCCGCGATGGCTGGTTCTATTCCAAGGACATAGGCCGCGTGGCACTCGACGGGCGTGTCTATCTTTCCGGCCGGGCGAGCGACGTCATCAATCTCGGCGGCGTCAAGGTTGACCCGGCTCGCGTCGAGGAGTTGCTCGCGCGCGAGCCTGGCGTGCTCGAGTGTGCGGTTGTCGGAGTGGCCGACCAGCACGCGGTGGTGTCGCTGGTCGCTGTGATCGTACCGCAGGGCGAGGTGGACTGGCCCCGGCTGCAGCGGCGATGTGCGGAGGTGCTGCCCGCCATCGCAGTTCCACGTGGTTTCGTCACCCTGGACGCGCTGCCCCGAAATGCGTCCGGCAAGGTGATGCGCGCTGAGCTCGCCAAGGGGATCCGACGCGGATCTCCTGGCAAGACACCGGTCGGGGTGCCGGCATGAGCCGCTGGGGACTTGCCGCTCGGGCCTGGATTCTGGCCTGCTCGGCATGGATTTCCGTGGCGCCAATCGCTCAGGCAGAAGATATCCAGCCCATTAAGCTGGTCGTCCCTGTGCCGCCAGGGGCCACGCTCGACACCACTGCCCGTCGCATAGCAAAGGAGTGGGCAGTGATCGCGGGGGCACCGGTGGTCGTGGAGAACCGCCCGGGCGCCAACACGCTGATCGGTGCCGACTTCGTCGCACGTGCAGCGGCGGACGGACGGACCCTCTTGTACAGCACCACGAGCATGGCGATCGCGCCGTTGCTCCAGAAGACCTCGCTCAGCGTTGACGGAGTGGTGCCGGTGATCCAGATCTCGGCCGAGACCTACGCCCTGGCGGTCAGCACAAGCTCGACGGTGACCATACCGCAGGATCTGGAGCGACTCGCGGCCGCGCGCCGGGAGGGCCTGAACTGCTCGGTCGTGCCTGGGGCGCCCGAACTTGCTTGCGAGCAACTCAAAATCCTGCTGAAAGGCCGGTCGACATCCGTCCCGTACGCCGGCGCAGCGCCTGCGGTGCAAGCTGTCGTCGCGGGCGAGGCCGACTTGACCTTCGCGCCGGTCAGCTCTTTGCTGCCACTGGTACATGCTGGGCGCCTCCGCTTGGTCGCCGTCTCCAGTCGTGACGTGCTTCCGCCGGACATGGGAAGCCTCCCGCTGCTGTCGATGGCTTGGCGAGGTTTCTTCCTGGAGGGTTTCACCGGGATCTTCGCGCCGAAAGGAACGCCGAAAGAGCGCATGGAGCAGCTAAACCGCGAGCTCAATGCAGTGCTTCGTGCCGCGGAGGTTCGGGAGTCGATGCGCATTTCCGCGCAAATCCCTGTTGGCGGTGGTCCCGAGCATCTCGACTCCGAAATGCGCCGGATGCACACACGGTATCGCGAAATCATCAAACTTATGGGGGTGGACGTCACCTCGCGTTGACGTTCCGACCACGCGGGCTTGAGCCAGCCGCTGTGGTCTGTGCACGGGAGTTGGAAACTCCCTCTTTGTTGCATTGGCCGATCGCCGAATGGCTCCCCCCAATGCCTGACACGCCGACACGAACCCGGGCCCGGGAA
Above is a window of Ramlibacter tataouinensis DNA encoding:
- a CDS encoding class I adenylate-forming enzyme family protein: MSAPFRSTFYSSILFHSRFNPYSIACVFGEEHVTYQRFAKDIERTTRRLAALEVGAARRVLVNVAHPYVHWLLTIALGRMGVVSVTAFGSDSELFRFTGAEVVLTDQDLLGGERRIIRVTKDWLAGPTNEFPAFVDREHGYDDPLRLVLSSGTTGKPKKIVITYGQFQHRVFSGSLGAAAAPTARVMAMVGADTVGGYQLPMATWAHGGRVVMLLPKDNAYITLRRNGVSVAFMSPVQLAGMLKSMPRDAWPVEGLTVSVGGSALPHDLAQQARLRLTSQLMVVYGSTEVGTVYRMNASMENGVTGGYVVPSVEVQVVDSDGQPVSHGQVGEVRVRGATAVSGYADEPREEISAQTAFRDGWFYPGDAGVLTAGGLLAIVGRTQELMNLGGIKVAPTLIEDAIRACEGIADMAAFAVDQAGATEQPWVAVVRGMGFDAAAVISRFKQRFPQLPSLRVAYIDAIPRNGMGKVLRGELRRMVKAQQLALAPIETAVLH
- a CDS encoding DUF4214 domain-containing protein, which translates into the protein MAVTQTQLTQLYLAYFGRPPDFDGLNFYLNQPNATVQSVAAAFSASPESQALYGTTFGAAQIDAIYMNLFNRHAEADGIAFWSNAVNSGAISPAYAAYNILIGAQNADAVSVANKMGISTLWMQHLNTAEEIVGYSGIAAVEVARQFLATVDSTAASVTAATANVDAAIAASVNAHSTGGVALTSSVTTANEGTTVFFTLDTAGKAAGTQYTYTITGVNAADVAGGQLTGTATVDANGNAVVQVTLTNDAATEGVETLTLSMANLSKSVTVSDTSTTPVQTFALGVAGGATSVDEGQSVVFTLTTTNVPAGTAYSYVITGVSASDVAGGQLTGTAIIGADGKANIQIALAADGSTEGAETLTLTVAGQAANVTVNDVSTAPVPTFALAGNVAAVDEGGTVFFTLTTTNVPAGTSFSYTLTGVSSADVVGGSLTGTAVVGADGKAVVQVTLVNDLTTEGAETLNIAIAGQSASATVNDTSLTPPALLTISATDVIPARDTNDVIIGQLGTITTLHASDAVHGGNGDDILRVIADNGATSVNGFVMDGVETLEVDSFGTGVNLGLVNVTGLQNVRSVNSTGDITLGNVGNVVNLDLQGNGNDSIDVRVGYTPAARALFTDQVVSVSDFNGDVWAGDVDGNGTEAAEIASHGSVGSDLTLHGVDYSTVTVTGEAELTLGMADATLTTVAAGAFDGGLNFSGEMTDDATITVGNGDNSLQVGFGDNGTIVTGSGDDNIDASGGSDASISAGDGDNYVTFDLDIDANVTAGSGDDDIEGSVHGASGSFDADLQRLVGTGEMNVAAGDGDNYVAIDADNYVGQINVITGSGDDTVYTTTAEDNATDLTVNVGDGDNYVSTNPGTGGEDFHNISITAGSGDDGVQVGNANSIIIDVGAGSNEVMTGYAYQEFHHDPVTHVPTDAVSGSGDITINASAGNNFVVVGGAEDVLTINLGGEAGDTNTVDVYAVGNQGNITTGAADDYVQVFSVSGSLDANLGDGDNVFNLGGYGGSTENADVTITTGAGDDQINLFGGGSGSGDIAATLDVQTGAGDDIVSLGYQGLEHFDSDTSTYSAAGYTIDGGTGANTLAVDTLDHVSGEDDFANVTNFQTLQVNGDASGSFDGILTGANNTGINHYVFTGPVADDLELTNMVNGVTVDFTNGNSDNYDFALDVIDPEGSSATINVAQQAGDEFEFDTTETNVENLTLNANVTLSDSGQSDFAYVQFNNFVADNLTTLTITGNTEVDIYGNEFSLTQLTTVNAGAMTGDLTLDLGGVIEAAGLTVLTGSGNDSVTMGIGDATVNVGNGDNDVYATEGGDVTVTAGSGDDFVQIGTSGSTDTVFAGEGDNVVYSYGDVANVVAGSGDDYVLAVGNATINVGDGDNEVWSFGDTATIRTGSGSDFVYVASGAVSDIDTGAGDDTIEFAAGGLTASDKIEGGAGDKDTLIANGSLGTQNDAFFFQIDGIETLQLSSGGNDLTLGLIASVGGLAHNGGLKNVVLSENGDDILRVTADFGRNLNVTLGNGNDSVISQLASASVNVIADDVQLTNADHLVGGAGTADTVTLHTTGAGTADLDALDMGFDKVVVSQTEVGDDITLTGTVDMNAGGALTIDAASMVDDLSDPDNLLYAGDFTFDGTGTTNAVTITGGSGAQSVYDITTGTGLAVINLGNTHGDDVINAGGAATVTLGNGNETVVIAGNSNVTAGNGNNSFDLSGTTATLNSGNGANTVVADATTSNTVFLGTVGSISTAANSVTVGAGSSHDSVTIRGNGNETVIAKGASVDVSAMGSGNQNVDASLTTATDHITTGAGNDTIKGGAGADVIIAGNGTNTITGGAGGDTMTGGLGVDTYIYNLASESSGVNVDTITNFTAGTLSGHDVINLSAVATLAGLAGGVSFIGNVSNGTIANTALPDAPTTTLNVVFVTSEHTLYADVNANGVIDTGDMAIELTGVNSMNAANIA
- a CDS encoding glycosyltransferase family 4 protein, giving the protein MENRRPRIAYLAPNALQDRTSGAAISLLTMLRALSGVDWQTHSLSAAVFDRPPPARSLAEVVAGWGLPLRGNLKGTRAPVWRGTVEGVDHMVVHLGKTQRMQMSPLEEALFLQLARRWLAQVKPDVVLTMGGLVLDAALQREARRQGAAVVFYLANGSYNNRETFAEIDQVITNSGVTAQMYAQRLGIEARNVGVYVDTSRFIAVRSEPRYITFINPVAEKGVTLFLRLVAMARTRAPDLRFLVVESRGTLAAAIERLKLDPALTEHVTVVPRSDDMREVYAQTRALLCPSFWFEAAGRVLVEAIANGIPVVATNRGGIPETLAGGGTLLPVPTACMRDHWHMPTEEEAQHWWDALNALHCDSQHYEAMSAQAREAARHHDLSVKARALDRLLRQTIERRRAIRQAA